The Alicyclobacillus macrosporangiidus CPP55 genome segment TTGTCGTGTTTCGACCAACATCCACCGAACCTTGGCGCCGCCCGTTCAGTCCTTGGAGAATACCCCGATGAAGGCCTTGACGATGCCGCCCACGAACCTGGGCAATTTGATTGTATAGAATTTCACCCCGCCGTCCCTCCTTGTTTTTACCGCTGAACACCGTCATGGGCGTACCAGATCGCTAACTATATATATTCTGCCCACGCTTGGATGTGCACCTGGACGAGGGTGCTCAAGCACGGGGATCCGGCGCCATGGCAACGGCCGCAGCCCGCAACGCCGAAATTGCTGCCCGGCGGTCCGAGGTGCCGAACACCGCCGATCCTGCGACCAGGACGCGGGCGCCCGCGCGGACCACGGACGGCGCCGTGGCGGGGGTGATGCCGCCGTCGACCTCGATGGGGACCTCCGTCCTGCCAGCGGCATCGAGAATCCTGCGCGCCTGCTCAATCTTTGGCACCATCGAAGCCAAGAACGGTTGGCCGCCAAATCCGGGGTTGACGGTCATGATGAGGACGAGATCGACCAGGTCCGCCACATGAACCAGCACATCCAGCCCTGTCCCAGGGTTGACAGCGAGTCCCGCCGCTGCCCCCATGTCACGGATCGACTGCAGAGCCCGGTGGATATGTGGCGTCGCCTCGGCGTGGACCGAGATGGACCTGGCGCCGCTGCGGGCGAACGATTCGATGTGCGCCTCGGGTCGTTCCACCATTAAATGTACGTCGAGATGGGCGTCGACATGACGGGCGAGCGACGCCACCACCGGTTGACCCATGGTGATGTTGGGGACGAAGCGCCCGTCCATCACATCGATGTGGATCCACTCTGCCCCTGCCTCCAGCACAGACGCCACCTCGGCCCCCAGCTGACTGAAATCGGCCGACAGAATGGAAGGCGCGATGATCACGTTCAAAACCGCGTCGCCTCCTTCTCGCGCAGGTCCCGCAGGAGCTCCAGGTACGACTGGTACCGCTCCGCGCTCACGTCCCCGCGCCGAACCGCATCGCGGACGGCGCATTCTGCCTCCTCGGCGTGTTCACAACCCCGGTATGCGCACGACGCCGCCCACGGCGAAAACTCAGGGAAGTGCAGCCGCAGATCGCGCGCAGGCAGATCCAGCTCAAGCTGGCTGAACCCGGGGGCGTCGACCACGTATGTGTTCCCGCCGAGGTCGAACAGTTCGACGTGACGCGTGGTGTGCCGGCCTCGCCCGATCTTGTCACTGACATCGCCCATCTTGAGTCCCAGCGCAGGCGCAAGGGCATTGCCCAGGGACGACTTGCCGGCGCCGGAGGGACCGACGAACACGGTGACCCGGCCGGCGATGGCGGCGCGCACCGCCTCCACACCTTTTCCCAACGGCGCCGCCGTACGCAACACAGGATACCCGGCCGCCCTGTACGGTGCGGCGGCGCGATCGACATCCTCCGGATCGGCGAGGTCGCACTTGGTCAACACGATGGTCGCGGCGAGCCCGGCCACCGATACCGCCACCAGCGCCCGGTCGAGGAGCCGGGGCTGAAAGGCCGGGGTGACGACGGAGAAGACGAGGAGGGCGTGGTCGACGTTGGCGACCGGCGGACGCACCAGCTCCGTCGTGCGGGGCAGTACCTCCGTGATCACACCTTCCGAGGCGCCCACCGGCTGGTACTGCACCCGGTCTCCCACCAACACGCGCACGCCCCGCTTCCGAAACACCCCGCGGGCCCGGCAGCGCCGGGTGACGCCCGCGTCGGCCACATCGAAGAATCCCGCGAGCGACCGGATCACCAATCCTTCTCCCACGTCCATCCTCCCTTCCCGGCCGTGTCTCGCGCGTCAGGACCCGTACGGCACGTTGTATGTCTGCTCGAGATGCCCGTCTTCGTAGACCTGGATCTGCCCCGGTGTGTCCGGTGT includes the following:
- the spoVM gene encoding stage V sporulation protein SpoVM translates to MKFYTIKLPRFVGGIVKAFIGVFSKD
- the rpe gene encoding ribulose-phosphate 3-epimerase, producing the protein MIAPSILSADFSQLGAEVASVLEAGAEWIHIDVMDGRFVPNITMGQPVVASLARHVDAHLDVHLMVERPEAHIESFARSGARSISVHAEATPHIHRALQSIRDMGAAAGLAVNPGTGLDVLVHVADLVDLVLIMTVNPGFGGQPFLASMVPKIEQARRILDAAGRTEVPIEVDGGITPATAPSVVRAGARVLVAGSAVFGTSDRRAAISALRAAAVAMAPDPRA
- the rsgA gene encoding ribosome small subunit-dependent GTPase A, with the translated sequence MDVGEGLVIRSLAGFFDVADAGVTRRCRARGVFRKRGVRVLVGDRVQYQPVGASEGVITEVLPRTTELVRPPVANVDHALLVFSVVTPAFQPRLLDRALVAVSVAGLAATIVLTKCDLADPEDVDRAAAPYRAAGYPVLRTAAPLGKGVEAVRAAIAGRVTVFVGPSGAGKSSLGNALAPALGLKMGDVSDKIGRGRHTTRHVELFDLGGNTYVVDAPGFSQLELDLPARDLRLHFPEFSPWAASCAYRGCEHAEEAECAVRDAVRRGDVSAERYQSYLELLRDLREKEATRF